One stretch of Micromonospora echinospora DNA includes these proteins:
- a CDS encoding phosphoribosyltransferase, with protein MTTYRDRAEAGRDLAERLTDLAGRPDVIVLGLVRGGVPVAQVIADRLGVPLDVLVVRKLGVPWAPEVAYGALGPGGVQVLNEMVAGRISENDRAQVRRREQAELERREQRYRAGRPPLDLTGRTAVVVDDGLATGATARAAVQVARHLGAARVLVAVPVGSEQAYEMLASEADTVVSCQLPPDFAAVGAYYEDFHEVSDDEVTQALTATA; from the coding sequence ACCGACCTCGCCGGCCGACCCGACGTCATCGTGCTCGGCCTGGTCCGCGGCGGCGTACCCGTCGCCCAGGTGATCGCCGACCGGCTCGGCGTACCCCTCGACGTGCTCGTCGTCCGCAAGCTCGGCGTGCCCTGGGCGCCCGAGGTCGCGTACGGCGCACTCGGCCCCGGCGGTGTGCAGGTCCTCAACGAGATGGTCGCCGGCCGGATCAGCGAGAACGACCGCGCTCAGGTCCGCCGCCGCGAACAGGCCGAACTGGAACGTCGTGAGCAGCGCTACCGCGCCGGCCGCCCGCCGCTGGACCTCACCGGACGCACCGCCGTCGTCGTGGACGACGGACTCGCCACCGGCGCCACCGCACGTGCCGCCGTCCAGGTCGCCCGCCACCTCGGCGCCGCCCGCGTCCTGGTCGCCGTCCCGGTCGGCTCCGAGCAGGCGTACGAGATGCTCGCGTCCGAAGCCGACACGGTCGTGAGCTGCCAACTCCCGCCCGACTTCGCCGCCGTCGGCGCGTACTACGAGGACTTCCACGAGGTCTCCGACGACGAGGTGACGCAGGCGCTGACCGCCACTGCGTGA
- a CDS encoding zf-TFIIB domain-containing protein: MQMTCPKCRGEMRQYERSGVVIDQCGECRGIFLDRGELEKLFDAEANWNQQHGGARQAAPSGAGYPPPPPPPPAAAPHQPGYGAVPPPPPPPPPGHGYAQPAYGHSQQQHYGYHGHYRRKKKHGFLGELFD, encoded by the coding sequence ATGCAGATGACCTGTCCCAAGTGCCGCGGAGAAATGCGCCAGTACGAGCGCAGCGGAGTAGTCATCGACCAGTGCGGCGAATGCCGGGGCATCTTCCTCGACCGCGGCGAGCTGGAAAAGCTGTTCGATGCCGAGGCCAACTGGAACCAGCAGCACGGCGGCGCCCGGCAGGCCGCGCCCTCCGGCGCCGGCTACCCGCCGCCCCCGCCGCCCCCGCCCGCCGCCGCGCCGCACCAGCCCGGCTACGGCGCCGTCCCCCCGCCCCCTCCTCCGCCGCCGCCCGGCCACGGCTATGCGCAGCCCGCGTACGGCCACAGCCAGCAGCAGCACTACGGCTACCACGGCCACTACCGCCGGAAGAAGAAGCACGGCTTCCTCGGCGAACTCTTCGACTGA
- a CDS encoding maleylpyruvate isomerase N-terminal domain-containing protein, translating into MPDVLLLAVRPVVPGVPHRGRLHVMSPIRQHEALAQAYDGITAVVTPLDDAGLQRPTRCRGWLVADLLFHVLCDAQRALVALASPAPGPADVDDVSYWHAFTPADDDASARHAWWARRSAVAFDRPSGVVQLWSDTAPAAVRAATAADPDGFVTTQGHVLRVPHLLATLTTEAVIHHLDLVVDLPDAPLPAADPTRVAVTTMDSLLSDEAVRPTGWDDHEYLLKAAGRVPLTDRDRLELGEAAGWFPLLG; encoded by the coding sequence GTGCCCGACGTCCTGCTCCTCGCCGTGCGTCCCGTCGTGCCGGGCGTGCCGCACCGTGGCAGGCTGCACGTCATGAGCCCGATCCGGCAGCACGAGGCGCTGGCCCAGGCGTACGACGGCATCACCGCCGTGGTCACCCCGCTCGACGACGCCGGCCTGCAACGGCCCACCCGGTGCCGCGGCTGGCTCGTCGCCGACCTGCTCTTCCACGTGCTCTGCGACGCCCAGCGCGCGCTGGTCGCCCTGGCCAGCCCCGCACCCGGACCGGCCGACGTGGACGACGTCAGCTACTGGCACGCGTTCACCCCCGCCGACGACGACGCGAGCGCACGGCACGCCTGGTGGGCGCGCCGCTCCGCCGTCGCGTTCGACCGACCCTCAGGTGTGGTCCAGCTCTGGTCCGACACCGCGCCCGCCGCCGTCCGCGCGGCCACCGCAGCCGACCCCGACGGATTCGTGACCACCCAGGGCCACGTGCTGCGCGTACCCCATCTGCTCGCCACCCTGACCACCGAGGCGGTCATCCACCACCTCGACCTGGTGGTGGACCTGCCGGACGCGCCGCTGCCGGCGGCGGACCCGACGCGGGTCGCCGTGACCACGATGGACAGCCTGCTCAGCGACGAGGCGGTACGGCCGACCGGCTGGGACGACCACGAGTACCTGCTGAAGGCCGCCGGCCGGGTGCCGCTGACCGACCGGGACCGGCTGGAGCTGGGCGAGGCCGCCGGCTGGTTCCCGCTGCTCGGCTGA
- a CDS encoding replicative DNA helicase, whose product MSVTDETRAERTGGQPSEPPPRDTAFEKTPPQDVAAEQCVLGGMLLSKDAIADVVEILKTNDFYRPVHATIFDAILDIYGRGEPADPITVAAALADSGDLARIGGAPYLHTLIASVPTAANAAYYARIVGERAVLRRLVEAGTRIVQLGYGTGQGGSRDVDDIVDLAQQAVYEITEKRVSEDFAVLADMLQPTLDEIEAVGAQGGMMTGVPTGFTDLDRLLNGLHAGQLIIVAGRPGLGKSTASMDFARNAAIRANQAAAIFSLEMSKVEIVMRLLSAEARVPLHVLRSGQLSDDDWTKLARCMGEISEAPLFVDDTPSMNLMEIRAKARRLKQKHDLKLIVVDYLQLMTSPKRTESRQQEVADLSRGLKLLAKEVECPVIAVSQLNRGPEQRTDKRPQLSDLRESGCLTADTRLVRADDNSEITLGALLAGNVRDIPVWALDEGLRYTPRTLTHAFPSGTREVFRMTLSSGKQVEATANHPFLTFGGWLPLEELTVGTRLAAPRHIPPPLNIQPWAEPEVVMLAHLLGDGSFVRRQPIRYASCDEANLAAVTEAATHFGITAVRDDYPAARVTTLRLPAPFRLARGRRNPIAEWLDGLGLFGLRSHEKFVPQAVFGLPKAQITLFLRHIWATDGSVTVNKSGRGGRVYFSSTSRRMLEDISRLLLRYGISARLRQVPVARHRPQYTLDISGRDDQLRFLREIGVHGERANGCAALLVILESVVSNPNVDTVPTEVWSRVREVLAERKMSHRKFAAAVGTQFSGSVMWKHAPSRSRLAKVAAVLDSADLDLHATNDVFWDEIVSIESVGEKDVYDATVLGTHNFIANGIAAHNSIEQDADVVILLHRDDYYDKESPRAGEADFIIAKHRNGPTDTVTVAAQLHLSRFVDMAIV is encoded by the coding sequence GTGTCGGTCACCGACGAGACGCGTGCGGAACGGACCGGGGGACAGCCGTCCGAGCCGCCGCCGCGCGATACGGCGTTCGAGAAGACACCGCCGCAGGACGTGGCCGCCGAGCAGTGCGTACTCGGCGGCATGCTGCTCTCCAAGGACGCCATCGCGGACGTCGTGGAGATCCTGAAGACCAACGACTTCTACCGCCCCGTCCACGCCACCATCTTCGACGCGATCCTCGACATCTACGGACGCGGCGAACCCGCCGACCCGATCACGGTGGCCGCCGCGCTCGCCGACTCCGGCGACCTCGCCCGCATCGGTGGCGCGCCCTACCTGCACACACTCATCGCCAGCGTGCCCACCGCCGCGAACGCCGCCTACTACGCCCGCATCGTCGGCGAACGAGCGGTGCTCCGCCGCCTGGTCGAGGCCGGCACCCGGATCGTGCAGCTCGGCTACGGCACCGGCCAGGGCGGCAGCCGCGACGTGGACGACATCGTCGACCTCGCCCAGCAGGCCGTCTACGAGATCACCGAGAAGCGCGTCAGCGAGGACTTCGCGGTCCTGGCCGACATGCTCCAACCGACGCTCGACGAGATCGAGGCGGTCGGCGCCCAGGGCGGGATGATGACCGGTGTGCCGACCGGCTTCACCGACCTGGACCGGCTGCTCAACGGCCTGCACGCCGGCCAACTTATTATTGTTGCAGGCAGGCCTGGTCTCGGAAAATCAACGGCGTCTATGGATTTTGCCCGAAATGCGGCCATCCGCGCCAATCAGGCGGCGGCGATCTTCTCGCTGGAAATGAGCAAGGTCGAGATCGTCATGCGACTGCTCTCGGCCGAGGCGCGCGTACCGCTGCACGTGCTGCGCAGCGGGCAGCTCTCCGACGACGACTGGACCAAGCTGGCCCGCTGCATGGGCGAGATCAGCGAGGCACCGCTCTTCGTCGACGACACGCCGAGCATGAACCTGATGGAAATCCGGGCGAAGGCGCGGCGGCTCAAGCAGAAGCACGATCTGAAGTTGATCGTGGTCGACTATCTCCAGCTGATGACCTCACCGAAACGCACCGAGAGTCGGCAGCAGGAGGTCGCGGACCTGTCCCGTGGCCTGAAGCTGCTGGCCAAGGAAGTTGAGTGCCCGGTGATCGCGGTGAGTCAGCTGAACCGTGGCCCGGAGCAGCGGACTGACAAGCGTCCCCAGCTTTCCGACCTGCGTGAGTCGGGCTGTCTGACGGCGGATACGAGACTCGTCAGAGCCGATGACAACTCGGAGATCACCCTCGGGGCACTCCTGGCCGGGAATGTCAGGGACATCCCAGTCTGGGCCCTCGACGAAGGTCTCCGCTACACCCCCCGGACGCTCACGCACGCCTTTCCCAGTGGGACACGCGAAGTGTTCCGGATGACACTTTCATCCGGGAAGCAAGTGGAAGCGACCGCCAACCACCCATTCCTCACGTTCGGTGGTTGGCTGCCACTGGAAGAACTCACGGTGGGGACCCGGCTTGCCGCGCCTCGGCACATTCCGCCGCCACTGAACATTCAGCCGTGGGCCGAGCCAGAGGTGGTAATGCTGGCTCACCTCCTCGGAGACGGCTCGTTCGTCCGCCGGCAGCCGATCCGCTACGCCAGTTGTGACGAGGCCAACCTGGCGGCCGTGACGGAGGCCGCGACGCATTTCGGGATCACGGCTGTGCGAGACGACTATCCGGCTGCCCGAGTGACCACGCTCCGGCTACCGGCACCATTCCGGCTCGCCCGCGGGCGGCGGAACCCGATCGCTGAGTGGTTGGACGGCTTGGGGCTGTTCGGGCTGCGGTCCCACGAAAAGTTCGTACCTCAAGCGGTGTTCGGCCTGCCCAAAGCGCAGATCACGCTCTTCCTGCGGCACATCTGGGCGACGGACGGGTCCGTAACCGTCAACAAGTCTGGTCGAGGCGGACGGGTCTACTTTTCCTCGACGTCGCGGCGCATGCTGGAGGACATTTCACGCCTGCTGCTTCGCTACGGAATCTCGGCTCGATTGCGACAGGTTCCGGTCGCTCGACACCGGCCGCAGTACACCCTGGACATCTCTGGTCGCGATGACCAGCTCCGTTTCCTTCGAGAGATCGGTGTGCACGGCGAGCGCGCCAACGGCTGCGCAGCGCTGCTGGTGATTCTCGAATCCGTCGTCAGCAACCCCAACGTGGACACCGTGCCCACGGAGGTGTGGTCACGGGTCCGAGAGGTCCTGGCGGAACGCAAGATGAGCCACCGAAAGTTTGCGGCCGCGGTCGGCACCCAGTTCTCCGGCAGCGTGATGTGGAAGCATGCGCCCAGCCGGTCTCGTCTCGCCAAGGTGGCCGCGGTGCTGGACTCTGCGGATCTTGATCTGCACGCGACGAACGATGTCTTCTGGGACGAGATCGTCTCGATCGAGTCAGTCGGCGAGAAGGACGTTTACGACGCCACGGTGCTCGGCACACACAACTTCATCGCCAACGGCATCGCCGCGCACAACTCGATTGAGCAAGATGCAGACGTTGTCATCCTCTTGCACCGCGACGACTACTACGACAAGGAGTCGCCGCGCGCGGGCGAGGCGGACTTCATCATCGCCAAGCACAGGAATGGGCCGACCGACACGGTGACGGTCGCGGCACAGCTGCACCTGTCGCGCTTCGTGGACATGGCCATCGTCTGA
- the rplI gene encoding 50S ribosomal protein L9, translating into MKIILTQEVSGLGSPGDIVEVKDGFGRNYLLPQGFAIAWTKGAEKQVTVIKRARSAREIRDLGHATEVKAQVEGLKVNLKARAGDGGRLFGSVTPAEIVDAVKAAGGPTLDRRRLEMPGHIKALGSYPVSIRLHPEVTAKFDLNVVKG; encoded by the coding sequence ATGAAGATCATCCTTACTCAGGAGGTGTCCGGCCTCGGCTCTCCGGGCGACATCGTCGAGGTGAAGGACGGCTTCGGCCGTAACTACCTGCTGCCGCAGGGCTTCGCGATCGCCTGGACCAAGGGCGCGGAGAAGCAGGTCACGGTCATCAAGCGGGCCCGCTCGGCCCGCGAGATCCGCGACCTGGGCCACGCCACCGAGGTCAAGGCCCAGGTCGAGGGCCTGAAGGTCAACCTGAAGGCCCGCGCCGGCGACGGCGGCCGGCTCTTCGGCTCGGTCACCCCGGCCGAGATCGTCGACGCCGTCAAGGCCGCCGGCGGTCCGACGCTGGACCGCCGCCGGCTGGAGATGCCCGGCCACATCAAGGCGCTCGGCTCCTACCCGGTCAGCATCCGGCTGCACCCCGAGGTGACCGCCAAGTTCGACCTGAACGTGGTCAAGGGCTGA
- the rpsR gene encoding 30S ribosomal protein S18, producing MAKAAALRKPKKKVNPLDKDGITYIDYKDTALLRKFISDRGKIRARRVTGVTSQQQRQIARAVKNAREMALLPYTATAR from the coding sequence ATGGCGAAGGCTGCGGCACTGCGCAAGCCGAAGAAGAAGGTGAACCCGCTCGACAAGGACGGGATCACCTATATCGATTACAAGGACACCGCGCTGCTGCGCAAGTTCATCTCCGACCGCGGCAAGATCCGCGCTCGACGGGTGACCGGCGTGACCTCGCAGCAGCAGCGGCAGATCGCCCGTGCGGTCAAGAACGCCCGCGAGATGGCGCTCCTGCCGTACACGGCCACGGCCCGCTGA
- a CDS encoding single-stranded DNA-binding protein, with translation MREEMVMAGDTTITVIGNLTDDPELRFTPSGAAVAKFRVASTPRFMDKASGEWKDGEPLFLSCTVWRQAAENVAESLQRGARVIVSGRLRQRSYETREGEKRTVIELEVDEIGPSLRYATAKVQKMSRSGGGGGGFGGGGGQGGGGGNFDDPWASAAPAPSRGGSGGGNFDEEPPF, from the coding sequence GTGCGCGAGGAGATGGTCATGGCAGGAGACACCACCATCACGGTCATCGGCAACCTGACCGATGACCCCGAGTTGCGTTTCACCCCCTCCGGCGCGGCGGTCGCCAAGTTCCGGGTCGCTTCGACGCCCCGCTTCATGGACAAGGCCTCCGGCGAGTGGAAGGACGGCGAGCCGCTGTTCCTCTCGTGCACGGTCTGGCGCCAGGCCGCCGAGAACGTCGCCGAGTCGCTGCAGCGTGGCGCTCGGGTGATCGTGTCCGGCCGGCTGCGTCAGCGGTCGTACGAGACCCGTGAGGGTGAGAAGCGCACCGTCATCGAGCTGGAGGTCGACGAGATCGGCCCGTCCCTGCGCTACGCCACGGCGAAGGTGCAGAAGATGTCCCGCTCCGGTGGCGGTGGCGGCGGCTTCGGTGGTGGTGGCGGCCAGGGTGGCGGCGGAGGCAACTTCGACGACCCCTGGGCCTCTGCTGCCCCCGCCCCCTCCCGCGGTGGTTCGGGCGGCGGAAACTTCGACGAGGAGCCCCCGTTCTGA
- the rpsF gene encoding 30S ribosomal protein S6: MRHYEVMVILDPSLEERTVAPSLDTYLNVIRTAGGSVEKTDVWGRRRLAYEINKKAEGIYAVIDLQATPEAVGELDRQLRLNESVLRTKVIRPEMR; this comes from the coding sequence TTGCGTCATTACGAAGTCATGGTGATCCTCGACCCCAGCCTCGAGGAGCGCACCGTCGCCCCGTCGCTCGACACGTACCTGAACGTGATCCGGACCGCGGGTGGCTCGGTGGAGAAGACCGACGTGTGGGGCCGCCGGCGCCTCGCGTACGAGATCAACAAGAAGGCCGAGGGCATCTACGCCGTCATCGACCTCCAGGCGACGCCGGAGGCCGTTGGCGAGCTGGACCGTCAGCTCCGACTCAACGAGTCGGTGCTGCGCACCAAGGTCATCCGTCCGGAGATGCGCTGA
- a CDS encoding deoxyribonuclease IV produces the protein MRIGAHVDPTDPLAEAAARQAEAVQFFLADPQGWKAPKTREDAERLRAADVDLYVHAPYVINVATLNNRIRIPSRKLLLAHATAAAAVGAKGLIVHGGHVNAGQDVAVGFDNWRKTFAYAAESGGFPLPVLIENTAGGENACARHLDSLARLWDALGDHEVGFCLDTCHAHAGGEELLGLVDRVKAITGRIDLIHANNSKGAFNSGQDRHDNLTGGTIDPELLVAVIRAAGAPVIVETPGGVEGQAADIAFLRGQLGAAE, from the coding sequence ATGCGAATCGGAGCCCACGTCGATCCGACCGACCCGCTGGCCGAGGCAGCCGCCCGGCAGGCCGAGGCGGTGCAGTTCTTCCTGGCCGACCCGCAGGGCTGGAAGGCCCCGAAGACGCGCGAGGACGCCGAGCGCCTGCGCGCCGCCGACGTCGACCTCTACGTGCACGCGCCGTACGTGATCAACGTGGCCACGCTCAACAACCGGATCCGCATTCCCAGCCGCAAGCTGCTGCTCGCCCACGCCACCGCCGCGGCGGCCGTCGGCGCCAAGGGCCTGATCGTGCACGGCGGCCACGTCAACGCCGGCCAGGACGTCGCCGTCGGCTTCGACAACTGGCGCAAGACCTTCGCGTACGCGGCGGAGTCCGGCGGGTTCCCGCTGCCGGTGCTGATCGAGAACACCGCCGGCGGTGAGAACGCCTGCGCCCGGCACCTCGACTCGCTGGCCCGGCTCTGGGACGCGCTCGGCGACCACGAGGTCGGCTTCTGCCTCGACACCTGCCACGCCCACGCGGGCGGCGAGGAGCTGCTGGGCCTGGTCGACCGGGTGAAGGCGATCACCGGCCGGATCGACCTGATCCACGCGAACAACTCGAAGGGCGCCTTCAACTCCGGCCAGGACCGGCACGACAACCTCACCGGCGGCACCATCGACCCGGAGCTGCTGGTGGCGGTGATCCGCGCGGCAGGCGCGCCGGTGATCGTGGAGACTCCCGGCGGCGTCGAGGGTCAGGCCGCCGACATCGCGTTCCTGCGCGGGCAGTTGGGCGCGGCGGAGTGA
- a CDS encoding glycosyltransferase family 87 protein — protein sequence MSTQSPAGIDELGASEAAPRSETVDHPSRSDWFVRGASGLIGGPLGDHAAALDRPADRESRFWTAGRIVLALVCLTLALHWVQKSPCQDGAWQNNIQYTRMCYTDVLALYYAEGLNEGKVPYADHPVEYPVLTGYFMGALGLPVHALGVDNPAINQGQWFYNLNALVLGALAVATVAVILSLRRRRPWDAALFALSPALVLTATVNWDLLAIGLASFGLLAWARARPDRYAMLLPAVAGVLIGLGGAAKMWPLFLLGPILVLTLRAGKLAAGLVATATALVSLVAVNLPVAIPYRENWERFFDLNTTRPIDWGTLWYIGRYLDGRISPSAPGELGPFEWLNANIPTLNWVSYLLFGLACLGVAGLALLAPRRPRLAQLAFLVVAAFLIFSKVWSQQFVLWLLPLAVLARPRWGAFLAWQIAEVGYFAAFYGELLGTAMSRPVFPEGVFVLASSLRLITVAVLCGFIIRDILRPELDAVRQTYADDPDGGVLDGAPDAPWHQRWRARAAEQPAEPVPV from the coding sequence ATGAGCACCCAGTCGCCCGCAGGCATCGATGAGCTTGGCGCGTCCGAGGCGGCGCCACGATCAGAGACGGTGGACCATCCGTCCCGCTCGGACTGGTTCGTCCGCGGCGCCTCCGGTCTGATCGGCGGGCCGCTCGGCGACCACGCCGCCGCCCTGGACCGGCCGGCCGACCGCGAGAGCCGGTTCTGGACCGCCGGCCGGATCGTGCTGGCGCTCGTCTGCCTGACGCTGGCCCTGCACTGGGTGCAGAAATCCCCCTGCCAGGACGGCGCCTGGCAGAACAACATCCAGTACACCCGCATGTGCTACACCGACGTGCTGGCGCTCTACTACGCCGAAGGGCTCAACGAGGGCAAGGTGCCCTACGCCGACCACCCGGTGGAGTACCCGGTGCTGACCGGCTACTTCATGGGCGCGCTCGGCCTGCCGGTGCACGCCCTAGGCGTCGACAACCCCGCCATCAACCAGGGACAGTGGTTCTACAACCTCAACGCGCTGGTGCTCGGCGCGCTCGCCGTTGCCACCGTCGCAGTGATCCTCAGCCTGCGCCGCCGACGACCCTGGGACGCCGCGCTGTTCGCGCTCTCCCCGGCCCTGGTGCTCACCGCCACCGTCAACTGGGACCTGCTCGCCATCGGCCTGGCCTCGTTCGGCCTGCTGGCCTGGGCACGCGCCCGCCCCGACCGGTACGCGATGCTGCTGCCCGCGGTGGCGGGCGTGCTAATCGGACTCGGTGGCGCGGCCAAGATGTGGCCGCTGTTCCTCCTCGGCCCGATCCTGGTGCTCACGCTGCGGGCCGGGAAACTGGCGGCCGGGCTCGTCGCCACGGCCACCGCGCTGGTGTCCCTTGTGGCGGTGAACCTGCCGGTGGCGATTCCCTACCGGGAGAACTGGGAACGCTTCTTCGACCTGAACACCACACGACCCATCGACTGGGGCACGCTCTGGTACATCGGCCGCTACCTGGACGGCCGGATCAGCCCGTCCGCACCCGGCGAACTCGGGCCGTTCGAATGGCTCAACGCCAACATCCCCACCCTCAACTGGGTGTCGTACCTGCTCTTCGGGCTGGCCTGCCTCGGCGTGGCCGGACTGGCGTTGCTGGCGCCGCGCCGGCCCCGGCTGGCCCAGCTCGCCTTCCTGGTCGTCGCCGCGTTCCTCATCTTCAGCAAGGTCTGGTCCCAGCAGTTCGTGCTCTGGCTGCTGCCGCTCGCGGTGCTCGCCCGGCCGCGCTGGGGAGCGTTCCTGGCCTGGCAGATCGCCGAGGTCGGCTACTTCGCCGCGTTCTACGGCGAACTGCTCGGCACGGCCATGTCCCGGCCAGTGTTCCCCGAGGGCGTCTTCGTGCTGGCGTCAAGCCTGCGTCTGATCACCGTGGCGGTGCTCTGCGGGTTCATCATCCGGGACATCCTGCGGCCCGAACTCGACGCGGTCCGGCAGACCTACGCCGACGACCCCGACGGCGGGGTGCTCGACGGCGCGCCCGACGCGCCCTGGCACCAGCGCTGGCGGGCGCGCGCCGCCGAACAGCCCGCCGAACCCGTGCCCGTCTGA